The window gtttgtagcttcttgaccagtactgagggaataatggtattgagggCCGAACTGTAGAGAAAAGCAGCCTAAGAATGAATtcctgttttcaaggtgatccagagctgaatggcaagccagcgatattgtatcttctgtggagcgattgtgacagtgggtccagatctttgcttagatatgtgctaattctgaccatgaccagcctctcaaaacatttcatcacagtagaagttagtgctactggtcgatagtcattgaggcagctctcgCTGCTCTTATTaggtgcccttttgaagcaggtgggaacctctaactgctgccttgagaggttgaaaatgaccatgaacaGTTTGGCCAGTTGGTTGGTGccgattttcagtaccctgccaggtatgccatcaagGCCTGACACCTtgagagggttcaccctcttgaatgatgttctgatgtcgccttcagagactgatatcacagggtcctcagccttttcagggattctagtaggcactatttggttcttctcaaagtgaacatagaaggtgttcagctcatcgagcagtgaagcatcacagcctcCTACAGtgcttgctttgtaggctgtaatggcctgcactccctctcatagctggtgtgtatctgtctctagcttcctccagaattgccacttggtttagagatggccttctgcaggttgtacctggacttcttgtaaagatcccgagCCCTGGCTTTAAACACCCATATCCATTCCCTCAGTGGGTTGCgtattctctgattcatccagagcttttGGTTTAGGTGAGGCCTCAGCCCCAGGGGCACACCAGTTGTCAAAGCTGTCATTGAGTTGGAATGCTTGTGAATGATGCAGATATTCACACAGTTTGCTCCATCAGAAGGCAGTAATATTATGACTGAGTACAATTAAAATTGTTCAGAAAgaataaaacatttgaagagttTAAAATCCTCATAACCATTTAATATGTTTAATCGACTCGAACTAATCAAGTGAAGAAACTGACTTGGGTCTGCTTCGAAGTTGGTTTCCGTGTGGTTCCTATAATTGAACCATTCAGGTAAACTGCTGGGAAAGCTGATGAAGCACACTGGAGGTCACTGATGCAGTACAGGTAGCACTGGACTCTCACATAACCGAAATGGAAGGTTGCTTCAGGCTCCAATGCCAGTTGTAAGCTTTCACATACTCAGGTACTTCCAGCCTTTGGCACTGAGTGAAAGAGCTGCCTTAAAAACAGAAGATCTGCCCCAAGTTATCAACGAATTCTAGAGTCATGCAGCacaggcccattgagtctatgcAGACTATGAATCACCCATTTACACCAATCCAATTTTATCCTCCCCCATTCCCATCAACTTCTTCAACGTTCTCCCGCTAACTATCACACGATGGGCAGTTTACAGGGGCTGATATGCCCAACATCCCTCAATCTTTAGGATGTGGGAACAAACTGGAGCCTTCAAGGGAAACTCAAATACCTCACAGtgcacatgcaaactccacacaagcaGCACGTTTGAAGCAGTTTTCCTTCAGGTTCGAAGTTGAGGCATAAACATTGGGCAGAATTCCCCTGTTCTTCGTACAATGCAATAGCCATCTAAAAAGAGCAGCTAAAGGATCCAAATTCATGTCTCCTCCTGTATATCTCTCCCTTGAAATGTCAACTCAGTTTATGTGTTCCACTCACTGGGATGTGACATAAATCTATAATCTTCTGACGTTACAGGTGAAAGTGCGACCAACTATAATTGAATGGTGATTGAACTTGGAATTCTCCTGCTTTTTAAGACCAAGTTCTACAATTTCATCGgttgagggtggtggggggggtgggggaatattcTCATGTGCCCCTTCACTCTCTCTCAGTGCCTTCTTGAATGTGATGTACCTTTTCCCGGAAGAATGCGATCTGCTTCTTGAATATTTTGCAGTTGACTCAGGAGAGCGGGAGCGGGAAGAACAGCTGTAACTACGAGACCTCCTGCCTCGGCCTCTCGTGCTGCGAGAGTCACTTCTTGAACGATGACTCCTAGTAGGTGACGATGAAGGACTTGTCTTTCTCTCAGAGGAGGTTGGGCAATCATGTGGTGGAGAGATTTTCCTGAAATTAATTAGAAAGAAGCCCATGTAAATTTGGCTGAACAAAGTACCAAGCTATTTCTTGGGTTCTATTAACAACTAAAAATAATCATagaacataaaaatatgaaaatgtaTAGAAGGCAAAAAAGCAGTCCAACTTATCAAGACTTTTTCTATGGACCAGAACTCAAACCAACTATTTTATCTCATGAGAAATTTACATCAAGCACAACACTAGTTTAGATGTGACTACATCTAGCCACCAACAAGAAGAGGTCAGTTTTGTCAAGGATGAATTAACTCTCTCATCCCTGTCAAAGGTAAATTATGATGGAAAGACTTCTTCTTACTGTTATTGACTTTATAACTGAACAATAATGAATGTCCTTGATGTTAAATTAGCAATTAGTTGATGTGACCCCCAGTAGCCTTAGTTGAATTGTTCTTCTGATCATTGCTCTgtgacgagcccagaggacccctaaacctagcagcaatagatattcaccaagacaaatggtgacttaaacaaaagttgcttttaattatctttaaacatgaaaactgaatcaaactttaacttatcactattaacttaacataacttaacccccttctaattctaagtgcacgtgtatgcaatatgtgtaagttcagaaaagttctttgtttcacagtccaatcacacttctcattcctccaagttcactggttgcaggtaatttttatactgtgcacagaatttaatatgtattAAGTTCACCATACTTTGGTGCTCGAATGGTtaatagttaccgctcaggaaggttcttgtcagttttcagagacagATTTGTTGTTCAAGGACATCCAGAACTCCACTCCAGTGTCTTTCTGATGAAACATTCCCCTTCAGgaatctccagatgataacctctttctttcaggtcaccacagagttcctttttgtttcccttattccaagtgaaacattagatagccagtcctctcctcttgcatgaaccacaaggactgtgactaggccatcttccaaactgggcttcttgccagcttgaCCTGTTGAACACTATACAAGtgacctctgtgtgtgtgtgtctctctttctcacacacacacacacacacacacacacacacacacacacacacacacacacacacacacacacacacacacactgagactgagaaagcctgtttgactctgtgcttgcaaaaccacatgactctcttacaacagcaagtctccTGCAGACCATAGCAGCTCCagtctgctctttcatctgttgccttgataaacaataatccattagtgacatctcttgaacactcttcaaagctcttgcaaaaaggtgtgagaagccactatgtctccagtatttcaaataagctctgttttaaagtgtttgcatgtgacctactctaacaaacctttcccaatttatctcccaaaaacatttctatatactctgtcacagctaAAGCACTTGACTTTGTAATGTCACATCCAGCATGAAATAATATGTATGTGGTTTTGGAGACCAATTATCTTGGCCACAGAACATGACTCCAGGAGTACTTCAGGGCTCAATTATCTTCTGTTGCTTCATCAATGACCTTTCTTCCATCATGGGATGTTGGGGGATGTTTTATGATTGTGCAGTGTTCCATTCCATATGCAACTCCTCAGCCAGAGAAGAAAGTCATGCCTCCAAGGAATAAGCCCATGGCAACAGACTGATAAGTGGCAAGTAACACCCTTGCTACACAAGTGCCAGTTGTTTGCCCATCTGCTACAGGACAGCAAGTTTAAGCCTTTTCTCCTCACATTCAATAATATAGAAATATCAAATACCACATCACCAACATCTTGGGAATCACCACAGACAAGAGTGCACCAGGTTCTGGGTACCCTTATGCAAATTTCAGATAATTTTTCAACTATCTACAAATGCAGGTCAGGAAGGTAATGACATGCTCATGACATCCACTTGCCTGGATGTTTGCAGGTCCAACTACATTCAAGAAACTCATCGCCATCCAGAACAATTCATTCAGTTTGATTGGCACCCAACCCTTTTCTACCTCAGCATCCACTCCTTCCACCAATGGCACACAATGACCATCTGCACAACATAAGGCAGGAAACTCAGCAACGCTTCTTTGACAGAAGATCCAAAAATCTGTAACTTTACTACTGACGATAGCTATTTTGGGTACATGGAAACATCACCTCATCCAAGTCATAAACCATCCTGacttgaaattgcaaacatgtgATTGGTTCTTCATAGAAAATTTGTCAAAATCCAGGAACTCCCTTCTCAATAATATCATGCAGTTCACTGGTTCAAAAATACACCACTATTTAACTACAAACACCAGGATAAGACTTCTGAGTTTGCCATCCAGAATAGGGTAGAGTTAATGTAGGAACAGCATCATATTTTcctctgatggtgggggggggggggggggggggggaggggggatggtggtggtgcaaGGAAGGTATTTAGACAGTCTACTGCCATTAGTCAAGAAGGAGGTAGGGTTTCAGATTGCATAATTCATGCACTACCTGGTTTTGAGTGACTTTGAAGTTTCTTTATACCAGCTTTTTTTCTTTCAGACCTTCTCTAAGAGTGGACGGACCTACCTCCTGGTCCCTTGATCCAGCTGGTAAGCCGGAGATGCAATTGGGGGTGAGGCAACGACTTTGCATGGGGAGGAGCAGCTCGTCACAGAGTTCCCTGAATCTGAGCTAGGTTCCGCTTCACCAAGCTTTAGTTTGTCTGGAGAAAGCATCTGGCTGTCTAACTCTGCACGATGGTTGAGGGTCTGCCCTTTCTCTTCCTCAGTTTGCGATCTAGATGAGGGAACTTTGGTTGATGGGGGTGAAGCTGTATCGTTGCCCGAATCATAATCTTGATAGGCTCCATTCTGGCTGGGTCCATTATCGGGCTTGCTGTGTTCTTCTTTCACAAGCTTGTGGCCAGAAGACCCTGACTTGTATATCTGCAAACAGAAACATTGTGCTGTTACATGGCACAGTGTTGCTGGGACAGTCTTCTACCTGTATGATGTACTCTCTACTGTTAAAGGCACCTAACCCCCAAACACAAAAGAAAATCTTTCCAACATGAAAACTTGTAGAATTAGATATCatgcatattttttttcttttttgttttttaaaaaaagcatgcgAACAATGTGATATTAAAAGAAGAAtggtgggagagagaaaaaaagaaataagcattttttttaaacaaaaataaaggAAACACAAGAAGTGATAAGTAAAGGAAGTAAAATTAAAATGTGCGTACAGGACTACATACTGCATTAAAAGGAGAAAACCAAGAGGCCCCAGTAAGCGTGGCATTAAAAAGGACAATGAACAAACATCACAAAATGAGTTGATGTATAAAATAAAGTCGCAAAACAAATAGATCATCACTTTTAACTAAAAAAGCCCCTCTGAAAGGTACAGCTTTGTTGTGTTTCCTGCAGAAGAAATCTATTCTCTCCAGCGACCTATAATAAATCCCTAGTCTGCGGGTAGCATCGACTTACCAATCAAGAATTCCTCCTTAAGTAGGTAAGGTGTAAGAAAAAGGGAAGAGCGGGCAACATAAGTGCATCATTATAGTCTCAAATGACAAGAAAAAAGACACAAAACCCTGTCCAAATCCCTCCTTTCTTTTCACTATTGACTCTTTTTTGTCGCTTTAAATCTATTTCAGTTGTTTCGGGAGTATTAGCTCTTTTAATAAAATCTAAATTAGGTTTGTCAGCcatatttcacatttttaaaatcatcttGCTGGTAAAACTTTAACAATCGCTTGCAGAATTTTCAAGCAACGGATTTCAAAGAAACTCATTTGCTCTGGGAATGGTTCAGTGGCCTCCACACTCCCTCACCTCCACACTCCCTCACCTCCACACTCCCTCACCTTCACACTCCCTCACCTCCACACTCCCTCACCTCCACACTCCCTCACCTCCACACTCCCTCACCTCCACACtccctcaccacactccctcacctccacaccccctcacctccacaccccctcacctccacaccccctcacctccacaccccctcacctccacaccccctcacctccacactccctcacctccacactccctcaccacactccctcacctccacactccctcacctccacaccccctcacctccacaccccctcacctccacaccccctcacctccacaccccctcacctccacaccccctcacctccacatTCCCTCAACATGGTTTTAAGGTTTTGATTTAACAAAGTCATTTGTTGGTTACATTTCAAATGAGCTCATAGAAATAGGAACAGGTTGACTGAGTAACTCAGTTAACATTGATGGGGGGGGATTTTTGTatgatttaattttagacaaaacCAGAAGTTAACAATCCACTCCCTTAGTGTCAGAAGCCAAGATGTTGCCAGATTCATTTCTATCCTTACAAATTTAAGATTTGCATGAACTCACACTCAATGAATCAAGAGGGGTTTTAAAACTCAGTGGTTAATAGATGTTGCATAAAGGCTGCTTTAGGAGCTGTAGTTATGTAGCTATGGCACTGTTACTGGTTTGTGCTAATGACAGCAGTGTATATATGCAACCCATGATTCCTTGCAACTCAACATGGTTGCAGGATACTAACCCGAGTGTTGCAAACCGAACATTATATAATTCACTTTGTTAGGTTAACAAAGTCGAAGGTCAATGCAAGTGCGGAGACTTGCAAGATGTGACTGAACTAGTCTCTAACAGTATCGGTACACACTcttgaaaatttttccttcaataatcatttcactggagatgtaattCTACTTCTGTGGAAACCAGCTTGCTATCAGGTGCAACTTAAAACTCTGGAAGGACAAATTTAGTATTTTTGTGAGAAGGTTAAATGAGAAACACAAGTTAGAACTTTCTATTAAtatatgtaatttaatttaaaccgTGAGTTCAGAATGTTTAGACGAAAGGATGTTGAAAGATAAAATTCAATAATCACAACTAACCTTGTTTTGGGGTGAGGGAGGAATGATAGTTGAGGCCCTGTAATCCTGAACAACAGTCAGATAACAAGAGACACGTGCAGTGAAGAATGTGATTAAGAGAATGATGTTGAAATTAATTAAGAAGTCACTGAAGTTATATGTAGCAGTTAACAGGAATTTAAAAGCAGTAATGGTTCACAGTTTGGAAGTATTTGATGAAGTAACTCAGTCAACAGGGCTGACATTTGTAATTGATTTATACTTTCAAAGGAATTTTGAAAAAGATTCTCATTATTAGGCACTTCTGTGTTGTGTTAAGGTGTCATtatggacaagtaactgagaagtTCAAATAGGTATATTATGGTATATTAGGCAGTACAAATATGAATTTAATAAATAACTGGATAGAAGAGAGTCCATCAGGCTGTTGGATTGTTAACAGAACAAGAGTTTGGTGAACACCTTGAAAGGAATAAATACCTGCTGGTGGGGCTTGCATATGTGTGGTGCCAATCAGGCATGAAATTAATTAAATGACTCCCAATAATTCAATGATTACATGAAGATGCCAGAAAACATTCTGACAACAGGCAGGATGAAATGAAGAAATCTCCACTGGCATAGGTGGAAAAGGGAAAAATCTGGTTCTGACTCGATTGATTGAAACATATGTATAAAGGTAATCAAGCACTTTAGAAATGAGTTAACATTATCGTCACTGATAAAGTTAAATttgaagcatttaatttttttttaagtccttTTGCAAAATCAGGAAAAGGAAACCGATTAACAATTCCAGGACATAAGGATTTAGATTGTGAATAGAAGTTCATGGaagttaatttattttaatttaggttaaaaagagaGTTGGTGATGTCAGCTCAGCATTAATAAGATTGACAGGAATATTTCTTTGGCAAGCATCAGGTACCTTGCAAtgaagtaaccatataaccatatggtTAGCATCCAATAATGAAGTAAGATGTGTACATTTAGTTATTTGAATTTGAAGGTTATGTTGATGTAACggggaattaaaatagttttgggaGGGGTTAAACTGACCGTCAGCAGAAGAATCAGGGTTTGaatcaatatttaaaaaattaaaattaaattcaagGCTCAGATCATTTGATGAAATATCCAGAATAAACATTCGAAAGGTAAGGACAAATATTTGTCTATTTTTGTCAAAAATGTTGATGGAAGGTATTTACCATCATGAAAGGCTGGGCCCCAGATGAAAAGAACAGACAGTTTCCAGTAATGGAGAAGACGAGAATGAGGGGCCATGGACACAGGGTTAAAAGAAAGAGATTCAGATCAGATAAACCAGTCTACACAGATTTAATGAGGATGAGGGCTTTTGTTAGTTGCTAAGATTTCATTAGCGTTCAAGGTTGGATTTGATGTACGGATGGAAGAGATGCGTGTAAAAGAGAATAGAATGGGTAAACTTGGTCAGGACTGTTTACTTTTGTGGATAGAGAAGACCGCTGAGCCAAGTGGTCATTTGGCAGGTTTTGACTTCCTTATACTTCTGTGTATATTTAGTTTGATTGTGAAAGATATCAAGGGATGTATAAAGAAGTTGTTAATTTGGAAAATATACATTTCTCATGGTGGATGAAATGGAAGAGCAAATTGATCAGCTGCACCATGTAGTCCAGGTACTGAGCACCTCTTCCCTCTGATTCAATCAAATTAGCAATTTGAGTCTACACATCCCAGATTTCCTCCTATTTTTACCATTTTCTCGAGAGCACAAGAAGCACTAGGCTTGTTAACTGATCATTTCTGTTTCAAATATCAATCTAGTCTTTAATTGGGGCTTTTCATCATCTGGAGTAGGGTGACTATGCGGCAGAGTAGGGGTGGGATGGACCACCTATGGTGAAAATGCTCTTGTTTAATATCAAGTAGAGTATTAATTATTTAATGTAAACTAGATAAAAAGCTAATAGATGAGAGTTCCTGTAACTTTTGCGAAGGATCTGctttaaaaaagatttttattGGGTCATACTATTTAAatcaaataaatattaataaactACAACTCCTAAAAGTGTTTGTGCTATGGATGTGTAAATAAAAAGCAAACCTGGCTGACATAGAATATGATATGGCATTGGGttctaaaataaaacattttgtttAAAATAGGCAGGGATTCATATtataatttacagcagccaatctcTCGCACATATTCATATTGCAATGTAATTCTTTTGCTTtaaaacaacatttttaaaaattacattgttTAATTCCTGTTTAAGTGACAATACCCACCTTTCCCTTATTCATTTCGAGTGCAGTATTagaaagaaaatgtaaacaaaatttcTAGATTGGAGTGCAACATGAGGAAAGCACAACGATTGTTTACGTACTGTTCGCTACATTTTATATTGTTTACATACTGTTCGCTACATTTTATATTG of the Narcine bancroftii isolate sNarBan1 chromosome 4, sNarBan1.hap1, whole genome shotgun sequence genome contains:
- the srrm4 gene encoding serine/arginine repetitive matrix protein 4, whose amino-acid sequence is MLRGMDSIRNVIYKSGSSGHKLVKEEHSKPDNGPSQNGAYQDYDSGNDTASPPSTKVPSSRSQTEEEKGQTLNHRAELDSQMLSPDKLKLGEAEPSSDSGNSVTSCSSPCKVVASPPIASPAYQLDQGTRRKISPPHDCPTSSERKTSPSSSPTRSHRSRSDSRSTRGRGRRSRSYSCSSRSRSPESTAKYSRSRSHSSGKRSSSRSLSYSPRSRRRSPGSRSSRSRRSYSRYSPERDHDRGRDGKKYTSRERESRRRRSRSYSPMRKRRRDSPSHLEPRRITSARKRPIPYYRPSPSSSSSISSYSSWYSSRSRSRSRSRSRSRSRSRTHSRSRSRSRSYSSRSRSRSHSRSRSRTRSSARGSSRSKSYDSAGSYESLRR